The following are encoded together in the Balaenoptera acutorostrata chromosome 9, mBalAcu1.1, whole genome shotgun sequence genome:
- the PSMD13 gene encoding 26S proteasome non-ATPase regulatory subunit 13 produces MKDVPGFLQQSQSSGPGQAAVWHRLEELYTKKLWHQLTLQVLDFVQDPCFAQGDGLIKLYENFISEFEHRVNPLSLVEIILHVVRQMTDPNVALTFLEKTREKVKSSDEAVILCKTAIGALKLNIGDLQVTKETIEDVEEMLNNLPGVTSVHSRFYDLSSKYYQTIGNHASYYKDALRFLGCVDIKDLPVSEQQERAFTLGLAGLLGEGVFNFGELLMHPVLESLRNTDRQWLIDTLYAFNSGNVERFQTLKTAWGQQPDLAASEAQLLRKIQLLCLMEMTFTRPANHRQLTFEEVAKSAKITVNEVELLVMKALSVGLVRGSIDEVDKRVHMTWVQPRVLDLQQIKGMKDRLEFWCTDVKSMEMLVEHQAHDILT; encoded by the exons ATGAAGGACGTACCCGGCTTCTTACAGCAGAGCCAGAGCTCCGGGCCCGGCCAGGCCGCCGTGTGGCACCGTCTGGAGGAGCTCTACACGAAGAA GTTGTGGCATCAGCTGACACTTCAGGTGCTTGATTTTGTGCAGGACCCATGCTTTGCCCAAGGAGATGGTCTCATTAAG CTTTATGAAAACTTCATCAGTGAATTTGAACACAG GGTGAATCCTTTGTCCCTGGTAGAAATCATTCTTCATGTAGTTAGACAGATGACTG ATCCTAATGTGGCTCTTACTTTTCTGGAAAAGACTCGTGAGAAG GTGAAAAGTAGCGATGAGGCAGTGATCCTGTGTAAAACCGCAATTGGAGCTCTAAAATTAAATATCGGGGACCTACAAGTTACAAAG GAAACAATTGAAGATGTTGAAGAAATGCTCAATAACCTCCCTGGGGTGACATCTGTTCACAGTCGTTTCTACGACCTCTCCAGTAAATACTATCAAACAATCGGAAACCACGCATCCTACTACAAAGATGCGCTGCGGTTTCTGGGCTGTGTTGACATCAAGGATCTGCCAG TGTCTGAGCAGCAGGAGAGAGCTTTCACGCTGGGCCTGGCGGGACTCCTTGGCGAGGGGGTCTTCAACTTCGGAGAGCTG CTCATGCACCCCGTGCTGGAGTCGCTGAGGAACACTGACCGGCAGTGGCTGATTGACACCCTCTATGCCTTTAACAGCGGCAACGTAGAGCGATTCCAGACTCTGAAGACCGCCTGGGGCCAGCAG CCTGATTTAGCAGCCAGCGAGGCCCAGCTTCTGAGGAAAATCCAGTTGCTGTGTCTCATGGAG atgacTTTCACACGACCTGCCAATCATAGACAACTCACTTTTGAAGAAGTTGCCAAGAGTGCGAAAATCACCGTGAATGAG GTGGAGCTGCTGGTGATGAAGGCCCTGTCGGTGGGGCTGGTGAGAGGCAGTATTGACGAGGTGGATAAGCGCGTTCACATGACCTGGGTGCAGCCCCGCGTGCTGGATTTGCAGCAG ATCAAGGGGATGAAGGACCGCCTGGAGTTCTGGTGCACCGACGTGAAGAGCATGGAGATGCTGGTGGAGCATCAGGCCCACGACATCCTCACCTAG